A stretch of DNA from Cydia fagiglandana chromosome 24, ilCydFagi1.1, whole genome shotgun sequence:
AAGCATTCTTCGATCATGACCGAGTATATTTCCGTTATGCCGAGACGAGTGTACGGTGTCCTCAAATCTTTCGCCGAAGGCCGCTGCAGGCAGCAGTGGCACTGGTTTATAGATTCCATTACATTAGTACTTTAAAACGCTCTTCTATTCACCGATTTTATCACAAATTCTAAGAAGAGAAGATATTTGTCGTGGCCTTCCTACTCAGAAGATACTATGCAGGGCTGCCAGTACATAAATTTTGATTATACGATCCTGTGcccgcaattatacgaaattcgattgcattatacgagtacaaacaaaaactattatttaaatcgattttttaataactggtgaatttcggttttcgcggtaagcccccaaattgcggggatctttctcttttactccaatgacagcgtaataagagtgacagagaaagatgcccgcaatttgcgaacttggattttcgcggttatagcccacgttgacgtgtatttaagtagttgccGTTCCATTAAATCGTATAACAGTATTGGCACTGATTGGCACACTGTTTTTTGAAGCATTGACAGTAATTTGACATCTGTGtttttttcgtatccaattataccgattgaccaactatacgacatgtatacgaaaataatttcattatacgaatttcgtagcctattatacgatctggcagccctgATACTATGATCGCTATGAGTTGACATTGACAGCTGTGCGCGGGAGCGTAACCGCTGCGTTCAGAAATTTGATACAAACGAATCCTTTACTTTATCTGGGATCTGTAAAGCGGATTCCAAACGgaatgatcaaatcgaccgatttgatcagaaattaaattggcgtcaatctccaattttagatttatggtgatattagaccccTCTAAATTGAACAAATGCCTCAGAACgcaaatactggcgtcacaaattagtatccttgcgtccgcacctcattttatcggtaattaTAGGCGGTTGAATTtagcgagccaaattggcgtttgcgtccgcacgtcttCATTCggtcgggcaatttaatcagattgggaAAAATTGACTAGTCCGGATACATCTTAAGGCCACAATGTGCCAGtgccggccagtccaagggacgcagccatgcggtagaatgagatagcaacatcacttgctccctctaacgcataaatgcatcccCCAGACtagcccattgtgtacaggggcctttaagCATGGTAAGCAGACGTTCGGAATTTTCATCCGATTTCCGTACAGACAGGTGGGAACGGGACGTCGTTCTACAAATGCATAGCGCTGCACATGTAATTTCGTGCGTGTGGccagcagtggcggatttcccataaggcacagtaggcccgggcctagggcggcaaattgtgacaaaaaattcgctgattataacaaaaaataactcaaaattagaccaggcaacaaattctcaaaaaagtacctatagagggaaatgcttgtaacacaatttttgactttgtacctatttttatttgaactatctaggaggtgaacatatcaaaagtccccggccgtagcccttgagccaggggaagagagaggtctccgaaactgccggaccaattaagttgaaatttggcacacatatgtaagtttgtgacccaaagatggacgtgtaacgtaaataatagtacattgtgcaacatggggcgtaagtggaatattgcaaacgagagtaagttaaatcgcgacggcttgccggagcgatttataggctcgagtttgcaatattattacgccccgagatacacacaatgtttttcctcacacttgcgatacaaaaaataagtttaaagacaaaaaactgttaattatggcactagaaacttcataactccctagggaaaacgaattttctataactcccgctacgcctacgtgcaattccacatttactgagcgagtgtgatgaaaatgaattttaaatatggcctccatattttggggggtaatagagaaaatttaaaaataaagttttttcaaactatatcgtgttacatatcaaatcaaagagctcattgtaagaatctcagatttttttataattttaggataaatagtttagcagttattcaagaaaatagtttttaatgtttttgtaggtatgtacatgaaagtcaatgttattggtaaaactgtcacttaaaatgaataagtatttgcttatttttttcataaaacctatgttcctatgatcatgtcacaaggacgtatagtttctaagatataataagcgaaaaaccgaaaaatgtgaccttcaaaccaaaccccccaacttttgatatgttcacctcctaacgagtccaaaaaagttactaagtaaaaaatgtgtcccatcccaagcatttccctctataatatatctttccgttgcctgatctaaatgtagtcaatatgatgggtgctgatgctgagaaaggggcggctacaaggcttggggcctagggcggcagactgcaaatccgccactggtggCCAGTCTTTCGAAAAGTTCCTAAATAATTTACGCAATCACTTAAGCGGCTTTCCATAGGAAGAGGTTCCTGTACACGGAGCATAAGATACCTTctggaaagccacatattatTTCTGAATGCAATATTTCCTTCTAGAGTAAGACGCGCTTTAATTAAGATATCAATCTACAATATTCATACTTAAAACCTATGAACACCACACCTACTGCCGTCtgggtaaaaaaataaaacaaataattgatAGTCAACTAATTTACTTCACGGTTCATAATCGTGCatatacttaataattattgactTTTTTATTGCAATACAGtcaacatatttatattacaaaGTAAAACGAATCATTTAAGACTATAACACAGTAATACCAATATGAGTAACATGACTGACGCTTCTCCcggtataattaataataatataaaaactagtagtttttatattattattacatgtaCATTAGTTTGATTAGCCTCAAATGACATGACGTGTGTCACCGCgcatatgtacctacagtcagccAATTTGATTCCTAGGTCACCACATGTAGAACCATGTCATAATGAAACAACTTGTTCATCCTCTACACCAGTGCTTATTGAGTGTTGTATGTCATTTATATAGTAGTTACAGAGACAAGGTTTTATAGTGGCCTATGGGAATCAAGTTGGTTGACTGTACAAACACTGTCCCGGAGAGCCTGCGCCCTTCAAGAGTGTTCCTTTATGGGCATTGTGTAGATCAACTAAAGGAGTCCCATCGCCGGACAAGGCTCGTAGCCTTTGTAAAGAATCCTTGGAATGGAACATAAAAAGAAAGCGTCCGCCATTGTGATCCGGCCGCCGCCGTGGAAATATCTCTACATCTACACTTAGCCAACAAGAAAATACGCGTTTTCCTTCTTAGTAACACAGTAATTCACATGTACTGATGTGCCGTCTGAAACTTTATTAAATTGCGAAATTTTCAGAAGGTCAAATTTCGGAAACTTCTCATATTTTAGAATGAGAATAGAAATCTACCATTtccagaaaaaaaaatccattgaTTCCAAAGAAATTTTCATGAAGTTTCCGAGAAGTTTTCGAAACTCTCCGCAACACGACGGCACGTCTGTATTCACATGTGCAACTGAAAGATAAACATTGGCAATCGTAACTCAGGGTAGAGGTACAGGGCAACAGAGTTGACCAGTATGTTCAATGCCCCGCGCTTTTCCTAACTCCATAACTGTTCAATTATACATACAAGAAATGTGGTTCACATATAATCAAAGCGGGTAATTAGACCTACAATGTGCCCCCTGTGACTCTTTGTGGCACTCCTTTAGCACAATTGAAGCATTTTAAGTATTTGGGCCACTGGGTCACCGATGACATGTGCGACAATATGCAAATTGAGAGGGAACGCAGAGCGCTGGCTGTGCGCTGCAATATGATTGCTCGTAGGTTTGCACGATGTACCGAGAAGGTGAAGGCTACGCTTTTTAAAGTATATTGCCAATCCTTCTACACGTGCAGCCTATGGGTCAGCTATAACAGCGGGCATACAGCGCTCTGCTGGTGCAGTACAACAATGCGTTCAGGGTGGTGTTCGGGCTGCCGCGACACTGCAGCGCCTCGGGAATGTTCACGGAGGGACGGATCGATGGCTTCCACGCGATCATCAGGAAGCTGTTGAGGCGGTGGCGCGCCAGCTCGAATACCATCCTGTGCACGTTGGCCGACCAGAGGGACACACCATGGCTGAAGCACTGGGTGCAGCTACATGCCCCATTAtgtaaaaatgtgttttatgtttatgttttgttTGTACTGACCCTAGATTTAAGCATTATTATGTTACTAACACATATAGActatttgttaaaaataaattattattgattgattgattgatataaGATAATAAATATCTTCACGCGGTTGACTTTCCGATATTTTGTCTACGCAAATGTAACTAGCAATAAGGTGAAGTAAATAGCAGTGGAGTAAAATTCTATTGACTGAATCCGAATAAAACAACTATGTATAGTTACGCCTCTGTCGATGGATTAACCACATTAACCTGagctattataattataaaccaTTTTACGAAACAACAACGTTATAGTATCCTGGATATATGTGTTTCAACATGTTTCATTAAACTTGTTTCATCGAAAAAAAGTGATTCACATATTTCGCATTCGTATGATTGTTCATcggtgtgtatttttttatgtctcTCTAATTCAGATTTTAATGTAAAGTTGTTGTTACATTCTTCACATCTATACGGCTTCTCTCCGATGTGACTCATTTTATTTGTCTCTAAACTATCTTCTTGACTTAATTGCTGGTTTCGTTCATTACATGTGTATGGTTTCACTTCACTATGGACTCTTTTGTGGATCTTTAAATGATCTTTTCTTGTAAATTGCTTGTTacattctttacatttgtatggttttATTCCACTATGGATTCTTTCATGGAtaactaaattttttttttgtgtgaatTCTTTGTTACATTCATTGCATTTGTATGGTTTCACGCCACAATGGACTCTTTTGTGAATCTCTAAATGATCTTTTCTTGAAAATTGCTTGTCACATTCTTTACACTTGAATGGTTTCATTCCACTATGGATTCTTTCATGGATAACTAAATTTCTTTTTTGTGTGAATTCTTTGTTACATTCattacatttgtatggtttcaCGCCACTATGAACTCTTGTGTGGATCTCTAAATGATCTTTTCTTGTAAACTGTTTGTTACATTCTTTACATTTATATGGCTTCATTGCACTATGGATTCTTTCATGTATAACTAaagaattttttaaaataaattctctgtt
This window harbors:
- the LOC134676136 gene encoding zinc finger protein OZF-like, with protein sequence MCSQQFTSKFTLIRHIRTHTLLEPYPCGVCKETFANILILDEHLRFHSAERPHVCDVCNKRFATRATLNQHRKIHTLGKLYKCKECNKQFTRKDNLETHKRLHSDVKPYKCKECNKQFTLKAHLKIRESIHTGEKPYKCKECNKQFTQKCHLQTHERVHSGVKPYKCKACDKEFTQKHHLVIHERIHSGIKPFKCKKCDKEYTQKYYLVIHERAHSGVKPYKCKECNREFILKNSLVIHERIHSAMKPYKCKECNKQFTRKDHLEIHTRVHSGVKPYKCNECNKEFTQKRNLVIHERIHSGMKPFKCKECDKQFSRKDHLEIHKRVHCGVKPYKCNECNKEFTQKKNLVIHERIHSGIKPYKCKECNKQFTRKDHLKIHKRVHSEVKPYTCNERNQQLSQEDSLETNKMSHIGEKPYRCEECNNNFTLKSELERHKKIHTDEQSYECEICESLFFDETSLMKHVETHISRIL